In bacterium, one DNA window encodes the following:
- a CDS encoding L-serine ammonia-lyase: protein MEERIQPPVRGIREIYRIGMGPSSSHSMGPRRAAEIFRDGPGKGAARYRVTLYGSLAATGKGHLTDVAVHEALRPAECRIIWKPETFLPRHPNGLRLEALDSRGKSVADWTVFSTGGGELTDDTGVVGESERVVYPFQHLDDLLLVCAEEQKAIWQVVEALEGDIRPWLGGIWRAMVQSVERGLGLEGVLPGPLKVTRRAPDKYRRAAEMKGPLRETGFISAYALAVIEENAAGGTIVTAPTCGSAGVLPGLLYYLHAREGVPEADILNALIAAGAVGAFIKANASISGAQVGCQGEVGAACSMAAAAAAQVLGGTPRQVEYAAEMAMEHSLGMTCDPILGYVQIPCIERNAAGATRAFTSAGYALQGDGTHRISFDEVIETMRRTGEDMSADYRETSRAGLAALRRRGR from the coding sequence ATGGAAGAGAGAATCCAACCGCCAGTACGAGGCATCCGCGAAATCTACCGGATCGGCATGGGGCCATCGAGCAGCCACAGCATGGGGCCGCGACGGGCGGCCGAGATTTTCCGGGACGGCCCGGGAAAGGGCGCCGCGCGCTACCGGGTGACCCTATACGGGAGCCTCGCCGCAACCGGCAAGGGCCACCTGACCGATGTCGCGGTGCACGAAGCCCTGCGTCCGGCCGAGTGCAGGATTATCTGGAAACCCGAGACTTTCCTGCCCCGGCACCCCAACGGCCTGAGGCTGGAGGCCCTGGACAGCCGTGGCAAGAGCGTCGCCGACTGGACCGTGTTCTCAACCGGCGGCGGCGAGTTGACCGATGACACGGGCGTGGTGGGGGAGAGTGAGCGGGTGGTCTATCCGTTCCAGCACCTGGATGACCTTCTGCTGGTCTGCGCCGAGGAACAGAAAGCGATCTGGCAGGTGGTCGAGGCCCTGGAGGGGGATATCCGTCCCTGGCTCGGCGGTATCTGGCGCGCCATGGTCCAGTCAGTGGAGCGCGGCCTGGGCCTGGAGGGGGTGCTCCCCGGGCCGCTCAAGGTGACCCGCCGCGCCCCGGACAAGTATCGCCGGGCGGCGGAGATGAAAGGCCCCCTGCGCGAGACCGGGTTCATCAGCGCCTACGCCCTGGCCGTGATCGAGGAGAACGCCGCCGGCGGGACCATTGTCACCGCGCCCACCTGCGGCTCGGCCGGGGTGCTGCCGGGTCTTCTCTACTACCTGCACGCGCGCGAGGGCGTGCCCGAGGCGGATATTCTCAATGCCCTGATCGCCGCCGGGGCAGTGGGGGCGTTCATCAAGGCCAATGCGTCGATCTCGGGCGCGCAGGTGGGCTGCCAGGGCGAGGTGGGGGCGGCGTGCAGCATGGCCGCGGCCGCGGCGGCCCAGGTGCTGGGCGGTACGCCGCGCCAGGTGGAGTACGCCGCCGAGATGGCGATGGAGCACTCGCTGGGCATGACCTGCGACCCGATCCTGGGCTACGTGCAGATACCCTGCATCGAGCGCAACGCCGCCGGGGCCACGCGGGCGTTCACCAGCGCGGGCTACGCGCTGCAAGGGGACGGCACCCACCGGATAAGCTTCGATGAGGTGATCGAGACCATGCGCCGCACCGGCGAGGACATGAGCGCCGACTACCGAGAGACCTCCCGCGCCGGGCTGGCCGCGCTCAGGCGCCGCGGTCGCTGA
- a CDS encoding type II toxin-antitoxin system RelE/ParE family toxin, which produces MSRYEITILPAALKQLESLPVGIRRRIAAGIDSLSDNPRPEGCRKLAGSDNLYRLRQGDYRVVYEVRDAVLVVLVIRLGHRKDIYRR; this is translated from the coding sequence GTGAGCCGCTACGAAATCACGATCCTGCCCGCGGCGCTCAAGCAGCTCGAATCCCTCCCGGTCGGCATCCGCCGCCGTATCGCGGCCGGGATCGACAGCCTGTCCGACAATCCCCGCCCGGAGGGATGCCGCAAACTGGCTGGCTCGGACAATCTCTACCGGCTCCGTCAGGGTGATTACCGGGTCGTTTACGAGGTCCGGGACGCGGTGCTGGTCGTGCTGGTGATCCGTCTCGGCCACAGGAAGGACATTTACCGGCGTTGA
- a CDS encoding polysaccharide lyase yields MRKAPLAVLTALVLSACLARPCFLCAETILSEDFESGVLGQSWESLSQDSARASFETRPEFVHSGNSSFRLTSFAHSGPAEQINGYAYKESDSWIMTWFLPGVDRVYVRWYAKFAQDFDQGHQMHWCGLGGHRTDDPRSGFGRAGERPNGTDRFGTSVEPARVDSLAPPGRMCFYSYWPDMAQSPDGRYWGNRIYSEPPLFIERGRWYCFEMLVKLNEPGKSDGEQALWVDGAKVISQTGIRWRDSDILKLNVFKFGLYIHYCEHDCTYWVDDLVISTDPVGPLESR; encoded by the coding sequence ATGAGAAAAGCACCGCTTGCTGTCCTGACCGCACTTGTCCTTTCGGCTTGTCTTGCCCGGCCGTGCTTTCTGTGTGCTGAAACGATCCTGAGCGAGGATTTCGAGTCCGGGGTGCTGGGGCAGTCTTGGGAAAGCCTGAGCCAGGACAGCGCACGGGCCTCGTTCGAGACCCGTCCCGAGTTCGTGCACTCTGGAAATAGCTCCTTCCGCCTGACCTCTTTCGCCCACAGCGGGCCGGCGGAGCAGATCAACGGTTACGCCTACAAGGAGTCGGATTCCTGGATCATGACCTGGTTCCTGCCGGGAGTGGACCGGGTCTACGTGCGCTGGTACGCCAAGTTCGCCCAGGATTTTGACCAGGGCCACCAGATGCACTGGTGCGGGCTGGGCGGGCACCGCACGGATGACCCGCGCTCGGGGTTCGGGCGGGCTGGGGAGCGGCCCAACGGCACCGACCGGTTCGGCACCAGTGTGGAGCCGGCCCGCGTGGACAGCCTGGCGCCCCCGGGGCGGATGTGTTTCTATTCCTACTGGCCCGACATGGCACAGTCGCCGGATGGCCGCTACTGGGGCAACCGTATCTACTCCGAGCCGCCGCTGTTCATCGAGCGCGGGCGCTGGTACTGTTTCGAGATGCTGGTGAAGCTGAACGAGCCGGGCAAGTCCGACGGCGAGCAGGCGCTCTGGGTGGACGGGGCCAAGGTGATCAGCCAGACCGGCATCCGCTGGCGCGACAGCGACATCCTGAAGCTCAACGTGTTCAAGTTCGGCCTCTACATTCATTACTGCGAGCACGACTGCACCTACTGGGTGGATGACCTGGTTATCAGCACCGACCCGGTGGGCCCGCTCGAAAGCCGCTGA
- a CDS encoding DUF1330 domain-containing protein gives MPVYFIAEITVKDPETYKKYVSAVPDLVRAAGGRYLSRGGAIESVFGGWSPERLILIEFTSRAQAHAFLDSPEYSHVKQFREVSTESRAIIIEGCAPEPGAAC, from the coding sequence ATGCCGGTCTATTTCATCGCCGAGATAACGGTCAAGGACCCCGAAACCTACAAAAAATATGTCAGCGCCGTGCCGGACCTGGTCCGGGCCGCGGGCGGGCGCTACTTGAGCCGCGGCGGCGCGATTGAGAGCGTGTTCGGCGGCTGGAGCCCGGAGCGCCTGATCCTGATCGAGTTCACCAGCCGCGCCCAGGCCCACGCGTTCCTGGACTCGCCCGAATACAGCCATGTCAAGCAGTTCCGCGAGGTGTCCACGGAGAGCCGGGCGATCATTATCGAGGGTTGCGCCCCGGAACCCGGCGCGGCCTGCTGA
- a CDS encoding iron-containing alcohol dehydrogenase, producing the protein MNFEFATAGRIVFGPGAAAQLPELVHGLGGKRVLAVTGSTPQRWSALLGSLETSGCAVSAFPVHGEPTTETVERGLALARQSGCDCVIALGGGSVIDTGKAVAALLTNPGEMLDYLEVVGAGKPLTHRAAPCVAVPTTAGTGAEVTRNSVLGVPGRGVKVSLRSPLLLPAVALVDPELTVGLPPAVTAATGLDALTQLFEAFVCRRANPFTDGFCREGLARVGRSLRRAYHDGANRAAREDMSLAALLGGLALANAGLGAVHGLAAPLGGMLGAPHGAVCGALLPAVIEANLRALESGLPGSARALERFREGLSLIGIERVSGPEEAAGIVRALCRELGQPGLADFGLKREMIDEVVQKGLKASSMKANPATLGASELAAVLERSFQPA; encoded by the coding sequence ATGAATTTCGAGTTCGCCACGGCCGGGCGGATCGTGTTCGGACCGGGGGCCGCCGCGCAGCTTCCCGAGCTGGTGCATGGCTTGGGTGGCAAGCGTGTGCTCGCTGTCACCGGCAGCACGCCGCAGCGCTGGAGCGCCCTGCTGGGGAGCCTGGAAACCTCAGGCTGCGCGGTGAGCGCGTTCCCGGTGCACGGTGAGCCAACCACCGAAACAGTGGAACGAGGTCTGGCCCTGGCCCGACAGTCCGGCTGCGATTGTGTGATCGCCCTGGGCGGCGGCAGCGTGATCGACACGGGCAAAGCCGTGGCCGCCCTTCTGACCAACCCGGGAGAGATGCTGGATTATCTGGAGGTGGTGGGCGCGGGCAAGCCGCTCACCCACCGTGCCGCGCCCTGCGTGGCTGTGCCCACCACGGCCGGGACCGGGGCCGAGGTGACCCGTAACTCGGTGCTGGGTGTGCCGGGACGCGGGGTGAAAGTCAGCCTGCGCAGCCCGCTCCTGCTGCCCGCGGTGGCCCTGGTCGACCCGGAGCTGACTGTCGGATTGCCGCCCGCGGTCACCGCCGCCACCGGGCTGGATGCCCTGACCCAGTTGTTTGAGGCCTTTGTCTGCCGCCGGGCCAACCCGTTCACGGATGGGTTCTGCCGCGAGGGCCTGGCGCGGGTGGGCCGCTCGCTGCGGCGGGCTTACCATGACGGGGCCAACCGGGCCGCGCGCGAGGACATGTCCCTGGCCGCGCTGCTGGGCGGCCTGGCCCTGGCCAACGCCGGGCTGGGTGCGGTGCACGGCCTGGCAGCGCCCCTGGGCGGGATGCTGGGCGCACCCCACGGGGCGGTCTGCGGCGCACTCCTTCCCGCGGTGATCGAGGCCAACCTGCGCGCTCTGGAAAGCGGCCTGCCGGGCTCAGCACGGGCGCTGGAGCGTTTCCGCGAGGGTTTGTCTTTAATCGGGATCGAAAGGGTCTCCGGGCCGGAGGAGGCGGCGGGGATTGTCCGCGCGCTGTGCCGTGAGCTGGGCCAGCCCGGGCTGGCGGATTTCGGACTCAAGAGGGAGATGATCGACGAGGTCGTTCAGAAGGGCCTCAAGGCCAGCAGCATGAAAGCCAACCCGGCGACGCTCGGCGCCTCTGAACTGGCCGCGGTGCTGGAACGCAGCTTTCAGCCCGCCTGA
- a CDS encoding glycoside hydrolase family 5 protein has product MKLLLSSLQPALLVAGLLLAALAACSGAGAGKSAVAVRVAADSTLHKMAGGLGASWHAIEDSIPFDGERSHGGSAWGANPDPADGPAWAALESHADWLGLDFIRVELEARMYEPERGVFTWDSREMQVLCRILDWCQSRGADVFLQQMWVNADWNAYPEFRGDPVKRVHSAPYSLEDFATGYAALVKYLTVERGYTCIKWLCINNEPGWDWSWWQMPPNETAPFTPGLAAVRAALDSAGINLPISGPDWTDTPALDQSKLDFDPYLGAYDIHSYYSRFDWDNSMTTGRPDLPLTLVAGRLADWAGWAHERGKPFFLSEVGTMYYGWGKSDTGPSLWLSALKDAELTLRGINVGVDGFNRWSFINRGDLDGTWQMVETWDRENRRLRSEFTPFPNSYFVYGLLTRFIAKNSEVLATHVTGGADSSGVQRVVAASLRAPDGALTVAVLNDEDKDQETSLDLTGLGQACKLYVYCVTPEGKDNPALQIEPLDSLDVAAGGGSLTRVLPPSSLTVLSTRRLAHAEPSLSAAP; this is encoded by the coding sequence ATGAAACTTCTTCTTTCTTCGCTCCAGCCGGCGTTACTGGTCGCGGGCCTGCTGCTGGCGGCATTGGCCGCCTGCTCCGGCGCCGGTGCGGGCAAGAGCGCGGTTGCGGTGCGGGTCGCGGCCGACAGCACGCTGCACAAGATGGCCGGCGGACTGGGCGCCTCCTGGCACGCCATCGAGGACTCGATCCCGTTCGATGGCGAGCGCAGCCACGGCGGCAGTGCCTGGGGCGCCAACCCTGACCCGGCGGACGGTCCGGCCTGGGCCGCTCTGGAGAGCCACGCCGACTGGCTGGGCCTGGATTTCATCCGCGTGGAGCTGGAGGCCCGCATGTACGAGCCCGAGCGCGGGGTGTTCACCTGGGACAGTCGCGAGATGCAGGTCCTCTGCCGCATCCTCGACTGGTGCCAGAGCCGCGGGGCGGATGTGTTCCTGCAGCAGATGTGGGTCAACGCCGACTGGAACGCCTATCCCGAGTTCCGGGGCGATCCGGTCAAACGGGTGCACAGCGCCCCCTACTCGCTGGAGGATTTCGCCACGGGCTACGCCGCCCTGGTCAAATACCTGACTGTCGAGCGCGGCTACACCTGCATCAAGTGGCTCTGCATCAACAACGAGCCGGGTTGGGACTGGTCGTGGTGGCAGATGCCGCCCAACGAGACCGCCCCGTTCACCCCGGGCCTGGCCGCGGTGCGCGCCGCCCTGGACAGCGCCGGAATCAACCTGCCGATCTCCGGCCCGGACTGGACCGACACTCCGGCCCTGGACCAGTCGAAGCTGGATTTCGACCCCTATCTGGGGGCCTACGACATCCACAGCTACTACAGCCGGTTCGACTGGGACAATTCGATGACCACCGGCCGTCCCGACCTGCCGCTCACCCTGGTCGCGGGCCGTCTGGCCGACTGGGCCGGATGGGCGCACGAGCGCGGCAAGCCGTTTTTCCTGAGCGAGGTGGGGACCATGTATTACGGCTGGGGCAAATCCGACACCGGTCCCTCGCTCTGGCTTTCGGCGCTCAAGGACGCCGAGCTGACCCTGCGCGGGATCAACGTGGGAGTGGACGGGTTCAACCGCTGGAGCTTCATCAACCGCGGCGACCTGGACGGCACCTGGCAGATGGTCGAGACCTGGGACCGCGAGAACCGACGTCTGCGCTCGGAGTTCACGCCCTTCCCGAACAGCTATTTTGTCTACGGCCTGCTCACCCGTTTCATCGCCAAGAACTCCGAGGTCCTGGCCACGCACGTGACCGGCGGGGCGGACTCCAGCGGCGTGCAGAGAGTGGTCGCCGCAAGCCTGCGCGCGCCGGACGGTGCGCTGACCGTGGCCGTGCTGAACGACGAGGACAAGGACCAGGAGACCTCCCTCGACCTGACCGGCCTGGGCCAGGCTTGCAAGCTGTATGTTTACTGCGTAACTCCCGAGGGCAAGGACAACCCCGCGCTGCAGATCGAGCCGCTGGACTCGCTCGATGTGGCCGCGGGCGGAGGGAGCCTGACGCGCGTGCTGCCGCCCTCCAGTCTGACCGTGCTCTCCACCCGCCGTCTGGCGCACGCCGAGCCCTCGCTCAGCGCCGCGCCCTGA
- a CDS encoding right-handed parallel beta-helix repeat-containing protein — translation MKTRTQVLLVSLAAALSVLACGQCPQGQAPAAAGPHTIRVAQSGQADVVGDDNTAIQKALDMLRPGDTLMIEAGTYRMDNAAMIPVDGVTILGEPGQTILLKAPAVTSRVHDGGDWGEKLFCVEEPDKFKPGMGVAIKDRNDEGGYNVMTATVERIDGDTLKLSNWSICDLDYVGGTARVESAFPVLAAYGRRDLTIRGITADGNKDQNPYVLDGCRGGAIYLFNCRACLVDSCVGRNYNGDGISWQITDSISVTNCEASGNSGFGAHPGTGSARSVIRGCHLHHNGSIGFFLCYRVRLGAFSDNLIEYNGDHGISVGHKDSDNLFTGNVIRYNGTSGVFFRPDEPLVGGHRNVFRDNQIYDNGNAQEGYGVLVRPANQDEVFENNRIAETRSGEERTQRYGVYVYKGDSSVKLAGNTFEGNIKGETQDENGGAALR, via the coding sequence ATGAAAACCCGCACTCAGGTTCTGCTCGTTTCGCTGGCTGCCGCCCTTTCTGTCCTCGCCTGCGGGCAATGCCCCCAGGGGCAGGCCCCGGCCGCCGCCGGGCCGCACACGATCCGGGTGGCGCAATCGGGCCAGGCGGATGTGGTGGGCGATGACAACACCGCGATCCAGAAAGCCCTGGACATGCTCCGCCCGGGCGACACCCTGATGATCGAGGCGGGGACCTACCGGATGGACAACGCCGCGATGATCCCGGTGGACGGGGTCACGATCCTGGGCGAGCCGGGGCAGACAATCCTGCTCAAGGCCCCGGCAGTGACCAGCCGGGTGCATGACGGCGGCGACTGGGGCGAAAAGCTGTTCTGCGTGGAGGAGCCGGATAAGTTCAAGCCCGGCATGGGCGTGGCGATCAAGGACCGCAACGACGAGGGCGGCTACAACGTGATGACCGCCACGGTGGAGCGGATCGACGGCGACACGCTGAAGCTGAGCAACTGGTCGATCTGCGACCTGGACTACGTGGGCGGCACGGCGCGGGTGGAGAGCGCGTTCCCGGTGCTTGCGGCCTACGGACGGCGCGACCTGACCATCCGCGGGATCACGGCGGACGGCAACAAGGACCAGAACCCGTACGTGCTGGACGGCTGCCGCGGCGGCGCGATCTACCTGTTCAACTGCCGCGCCTGCCTGGTGGACAGTTGCGTGGGCCGTAACTACAACGGTGACGGCATCTCGTGGCAGATCACGGACAGTATCAGCGTGACCAATTGCGAGGCCAGCGGCAACAGCGGGTTCGGCGCGCACCCCGGCACCGGCAGCGCCCGCTCGGTCATCCGCGGCTGCCACCTCCACCACAACGGCTCTATCGGGTTCTTCCTCTGCTACCGCGTGCGCCTGGGCGCTTTCAGCGACAACCTGATCGAGTACAACGGCGACCACGGCATCTCGGTGGGCCACAAGGACAGCGACAACCTGTTCACCGGCAATGTCATCCGCTACAACGGCACGAGCGGCGTGTTCTTCCGCCCGGATGAGCCGCTGGTGGGCGGCCACCGCAACGTGTTCCGCGACAACCAGATCTATGACAACGGCAACGCCCAGGAAGGTTACGGTGTGCTGGTGCGTCCCGCGAACCAGGATGAAGTGTTCGAGAACAACCGTATCGCCGAAACCCGCTCCGGCGAGGAGCGCACCCAGCGCTACGGCGTGTACGTGTACAAGGGCGACAGCTCGGTGAAATTGGCCGGGAACACTTTCGAGGGCAATATCAAGGGCGAGACGCAGGACGAGAACGGCGGGGCGGCGTTGCGCTGA
- a CDS encoding carbohydrate binding family 9 domain-containing protein: MIRSRAVVSVAQTVVLLAGLGLAGPVRARDSQETGLRSAPIEASDREVFVSRATGPIRVDGHLDDPAWESARAWSGRFYQQEPLDREPSSQITEIRVLQDEHNLYFGINCRDTEPGRIYASVKRHDGSFLSDDALELLIDTFHDRRNSYAFGTNPFGAMVDAIISDEGDHINKSWDCVWWCKTSVDSLGWNVEMSIPFKSIRYLEGENVDWGLNITREVKHCKEITYLAPIPRGLGHNGKFKGSLFATLRGINTPKGGLNLELEPSLTTGKTYVYDPRNFDSQFDGGLDVRYHATPQLAFDFSYNTDFAQAEAEEAVVNVTRFNVDLPEKRDFFLQSAGMFQFGSTGQSGGTLVGVSSSSLYTLFESRTIGIVDEQRVPLYGGAKIAGRAGGWSLGVLNFQSKSAELEGGEHSSSTNFTAIKIRRDFLRNSNIGMMFLNKQSSGDSYSRAVGSDCFFALTPEFSLNGSMAVNMAPGVSSRNWAGDAGFIINKDWVDFALHYAFIDTLFRPEMSFIARENVRSTDATLSFTKWLNNEYFKSLSLVSDNDYLTDNHNTLLTREFRINTLFTLKSEDYFDFGVHRKLDYLPEEDYIQDIPIEPGSYLGTHYHVNFNSYRSRPLAGSVSLRWGDELDGRTYSYSFTSNTKVSNSLNMDLGYTYEHLDLLRGTFNANILMGRWTWSFSPDLFAKCYVQWNDADNKVRTNFLLDYIYKPKSHIYLVFNENRNTYASALHDVQDRMLVLKFTYLYSM, translated from the coding sequence TTGATCCGGTCGAGAGCAGTTGTGAGCGTAGCGCAGACAGTCGTTCTGCTGGCAGGTCTGGGCCTGGCCGGGCCGGTCCGGGCGCGGGACAGTCAGGAGACAGGCCTCCGGAGCGCACCGATCGAGGCCTCGGACCGCGAGGTGTTTGTCAGTCGGGCCACTGGGCCGATCCGGGTGGACGGCCATCTGGATGATCCGGCCTGGGAGTCGGCCCGGGCCTGGAGCGGACGGTTCTACCAGCAGGAGCCCCTGGACCGGGAGCCCTCCAGCCAGATCACCGAGATACGGGTGCTGCAGGATGAGCACAACCTGTATTTCGGCATCAACTGCCGTGACACCGAGCCCGGCCGTATCTACGCCTCGGTCAAGCGTCACGACGGCAGCTTTCTGAGCGATGACGCTCTGGAGCTGCTCATCGACACGTTCCACGACCGCCGCAACAGCTACGCTTTCGGCACCAACCCGTTCGGCGCCATGGTGGACGCCATCATCAGCGATGAGGGCGACCATATCAACAAGAGCTGGGACTGCGTCTGGTGGTGCAAGACCTCGGTCGACAGCCTGGGCTGGAACGTCGAGATGTCGATCCCGTTCAAGTCGATCCGCTACCTGGAAGGCGAGAACGTGGACTGGGGCCTCAACATCACCCGCGAGGTCAAGCACTGCAAGGAGATCACCTACCTGGCCCCGATCCCGCGGGGGCTGGGGCACAACGGCAAGTTCAAGGGCTCGCTGTTCGCCACCCTGCGCGGGATAAACACCCCCAAGGGCGGGCTTAACCTGGAGCTGGAGCCCTCCCTGACCACCGGCAAAACGTACGTTTACGACCCACGCAATTTCGACTCGCAGTTCGATGGCGGCCTGGATGTGCGCTACCACGCCACACCGCAACTCGCGTTCGATTTCTCCTACAACACCGATTTCGCCCAGGCCGAGGCCGAGGAAGCCGTGGTCAACGTGACCCGGTTCAACGTGGACCTGCCCGAGAAGCGTGACTTTTTCCTGCAGAGCGCCGGGATGTTCCAGTTCGGCTCCACCGGCCAGAGCGGCGGCACCCTGGTTGGGGTGAGCAGCTCCAGCCTCTACACGCTGTTCGAGTCGCGCACGATCGGGATCGTGGACGAGCAGCGGGTGCCGCTCTACGGCGGGGCCAAGATAGCCGGGCGCGCCGGCGGCTGGTCGCTGGGTGTGCTCAATTTCCAGAGCAAGTCGGCCGAACTGGAGGGGGGTGAACATTCGTCCTCGACCAATTTCACCGCAATCAAAATCCGGCGTGACTTTCTGCGCAACTCCAATATCGGCATGATGTTCCTGAACAAGCAATCCTCCGGCGACAGCTATTCGCGGGCCGTGGGCTCGGACTGCTTTTTCGCCCTCACCCCGGAGTTCAGCCTCAACGGCTCGATGGCGGTGAACATGGCCCCCGGGGTCAGCTCGCGTAACTGGGCCGGGGATGCCGGTTTTATCATTAACAAGGACTGGGTGGATTTCGCCCTGCACTACGCTTTCATCGACACCCTGTTCCGTCCCGAGATGAGTTTCATCGCGCGGGAGAATGTCCGCAGCACGGATGCAACGCTCAGTTTCACCAAGTGGCTGAACAACGAGTATTTCAAGAGCCTCTCCCTGGTCAGCGACAACGACTACCTGACCGACAACCACAACACGTTGCTCACCCGCGAGTTCCGGATCAACACTCTGTTCACCCTGAAGAGCGAGGACTATTTCGATTTCGGGGTGCACCGCAAGCTGGATTACCTGCCGGAAGAGGATTACATCCAGGATATCCCGATTGAGCCCGGGAGCTACCTGGGGACCCACTACCACGTAAATTTCAACTCCTACCGCTCGCGCCCGCTGGCAGGCAGTGTCTCGCTGCGCTGGGGGGACGAGCTGGACGGCCGGACCTACAGCTACAGTTTCACCAGCAACACCAAGGTCTCCAACAGCCTGAACATGGACCTGGGCTACACCTACGAGCACCTGGACCTTCTGCGGGGCACGTTCAACGCCAATATCCTGATGGGCCGCTGGACCTGGTCGTTCAGCCCGGACCTGTTCGCCAAGTGCTACGTACAGTGGAATGACGCGGACAACAAGGTGCGGACCAATTTCCTGCTGGATTACATTTACAAGCCTAAAAGTCACATCTATCTTGTATTCAATGAAAATCGCAACACCTACGCCTCGGCCCTGCACGATGTCCAGGACCGGATGCTGGTGCTCAAGTTCACCTACTTATACAGCATGTAA
- a CDS encoding antibiotic biosynthesis monooxygenase, translating to MLAVHVNVQVKPEAVEAFKAATVLNARASLGEPGVARFDILQRADDPTRFVLVEVYRTAGDPALHKQTAHYARWRDTVEPLMAAPRTSEKFANVFPGEDGWDSAVKGSVR from the coding sequence ATGCTGGCAGTGCATGTCAACGTACAGGTAAAGCCCGAGGCGGTCGAGGCGTTCAAGGCCGCCACTGTTCTCAACGCCAGAGCCAGCCTGGGTGAGCCGGGCGTGGCGCGGTTCGACATCCTCCAGCGCGCGGATGACCCGACCCGTTTCGTGCTGGTGGAGGTCTACCGCACGGCCGGGGACCCGGCGCTCCACAAGCAGACCGCGCATTACGCCCGCTGGCGGGACACGGTGGAGCCGCTGATGGCCGCGCCGCGCACCTCCGAAAAATTTGCCAACGTGTTCCCGGGCGAGGATGGCTGGGACAGCGCGGTCAAGGGGAGCGTGCGATGA